The Neurospora crassa OR74A linkage group V, whole genome shotgun sequence sequence ACCATGGCCTTCAGCATCGAACTGGAAGCGTTTAAGATGCAAAATGAGGACTGGAGGCAGAGACTCGATGAACACCTGCTTGGTAGCCTTTGCGTCCTTGCCATGGGGCGAATTGAAATCTCCGTGAATTGTCTCTGGACGAGTAAGACCTCTCAAAGCATCAACAATGTTACGAACCTCGGGAGCACCAATATCGAGCTGAAGGGGCTGATAGGGCTCCAGGGTAACGGAGCTTTTGAGGCCAGGAATGCGGAGTTCAGAGCGGAGTTGACCACCGAAGATCCTAGTAATGGGAGAGATCGAAGAGGAATAACCAGAAGTACGAGTAATTGCAGCCTTTTGACGGGGTCCAACCTCGAGCCAGTCATCACCAGTGTTGGACGCCGTAGGCGAGGGCAAGGACGAGTTGGGCGCAGTTGAAGTAGTCGAAACCGGGAGAGTACTCATGACGTGAGTGCACTCATCGTGGAGACCTTCAAGGAGGAAACCGAGGAACTCCTCGGCATCTTGTTGATGACCACGGCGCATGCTTGCGAACCGAGGGAGCTTTCTGATAGCGTCATAGACAAACTCGGGAGTGAAGGCTTCACCGTACTGCTCGAGTTCCTCGCTCTTGAGGCGCCTCTTGAGCTGGTCAATAGATACAGCAGAATCGATTACCTTGAACTCGCGCATGAACATGATCATGGCATCGAGGAGAGGAGTCTCGCTGTTGAAGCTGTGGACAGCCTTCTTGCTGACTTGATCCAAGAAGTCATAGAAAGGAATGCAGTTAACCAAAACTTGAAGAATCTAGTGAAAGTATCAGTATTGCACGTTTCAACCCCACAGGGTTGGAGCCACTTACAGAGTTCATATAGCACATGTTACCAGTGTTAACAAGGCCGCGGGGCTCCAAGAAAGCAATCTTCTCAGCGGTCCCCACCCGGTAGGACTGAACAGCCTCGGCCATGGAGGTCGCCTTAGACTGAGCAAAGCCAGTGGCAACCCCAGCAGCGGCTCCTGAAGCATCTGCGACGGCGTTGTCGTTGACAGTGGTCTGGGAAGCAGAGGCGGCAGCGGTCGCAACGGCAGCGGCGTTAACAGGAGCGGCAGGCTTGGTGAACAAGTTGGCCCAAGACTTAGGCTTAACAGGTGCGGGCGCGGGAGCAGTTTGTGCAGCCGGAGCCGAGGACTCGGGCGTCGAAGACGTTGAATCCTTGGCAGTAGCCTCAGAAGTTTCCTCAGCAGCAGGGGTAGAACCAGCAGACTTGGTCTCAGTAGACGGCTTCTCCTCGCTAGTCGCGGGCTTGTCCTTCGGAGCAGGCTTCGGCAAAACAGGAACCACAGGGACGGCAGGGACAGCGGGAACGGGGACACGAGTAGCTTGCTTCGCGGGCTGAGCCGGAGAGGCCGTGACGGACTCGGAAACTTGGAGCTgctgggatgggatggagcCAGTCGGCGAAGTCGACGGGGTGTCCACAGAAGGAAGCTCTTGAGTCGAAGGAGTTTCAGACCGGGGAGGAAGAATCTCAAGCTTAGGCGTGCCCTTGGGCGTAGAGACAGCCGCATCTTCCTGGACATTTTCCGTGGGAGCACTTTCTACTGGAGCAGCTTCGTAGTGTTGGCCAGGAGCAGTAGGAAGGCTGACACTTTCCGAGGCAGCAGAAGGAGCTTGCCGGCGTCTCCTAAGCTTTGTACGAGCCGGGAACGGGGTATCAGGATGCGAAAACCAAGGGAGAGAGAACGGCGGTTTGTCAGACTTTTGCGGCGAAGCGAAGTGCGAGTATACGGCCTCAGCCTGCGCGGGCTGTTTAGCCTCCTCAGCCACcggctcctccaccaccacctgttGCTGAATCTCGGGCTCGGGCTCAGGCTGAACCTGAACTTGAGGCTGCGACTGAATCTGTGCCTTGGGAGGGACGATCGGTGGCATCTGCTGAGCCGGCGGGGTCATAGGGGTCGGGACGACGTGAGAGTGTGTCGACGAGGGAGTGTGGGGAGCAGGAACCGGTACGAGCGCTGGCGGAGGCATGGGGGGAGCCTGGTACGGGGTCGAGACGATGGGAGACTGGGGAGGAGCCGGGCGAGCGTAGGGATTCTGAGCTACCATGGGCATGTAGTGCTGCATGGCCGGGGGCGATCGAGCGTAGGTGGCGGCTGGCGGAGCGTATTGCGGCATGCCGTAGGGGTTCATGGTGGCGGCGTTCTGGTAGGCAGGGGGGGCATAGTAGCCAGGGGGAACACCGTAAGGCTGTGGCATGTAGTTGGCGGCATACATGGGTTGGTGCGCGACATGAGGCTGGTGATACTgcccatggtggtggtggtggtgggcgcCAGGATTGTAGTGGTTGTGGTGAGGCCGTCCGCGACGGGGACCGTGGCCCTGACCGAGATGGCCCTGGCCACCGGGGCCTCCATTCATCCTGGGGATTCCCATATCGGCATTACCCTGCATTGGCTGCCCAGCCGGCAGATGCCCGGTGCTGTTCATCATGCCGGCTTGGGAGATGTGGCGGCGCGGTAGCTGCTCACCGGCGTGAGGCCACCGCAGCGAGTCGGAATGTGCTGGCGCCCAATGAGGCGGGTTGCGAGAGGCCGAATCAGCTTCGGACGCGGGGTTGcggggggggagggaggagagagcTTGGGTTGCCGCCGGTCGTGGTGGCCGGATTCGGATGACGCCGAAAGCTGGGCTGGAACCGCGACTGTGACTCGGGGCTGCGAATATCGGGGTCCCGGGGGCGGGGGTTGGGTGTGGGACTCGAGGAGGCGCCTTGAGGATTTTGGTCCTCTGCGGGCGTCCACTTCTTTGCTGGCAAGAGAGGCGTCGTCAAAGGTGCCGCCTACAATGTCCAGTCCTGTTTGCACACGCTGCAAACCGACGGGAGGTGTCGAGGGTTTGGTTGGTGACGGCGCGGCGTTGACGAGGTCCCGGCCGATACAAGATATGTTTTTTGGAGGGGAAGGTTAGGCAAGGCAAGCcaaggtagtagtagccCAGCCTCTCAGGTGTGAGGTGGTGTGGGTGGGTGTGGATGGGTTCTGGTTGTGGTGTGTTGTAGTGGCAGGAGTCGATGGGGACATCCAGCGAGAGGGTAGGTGAATAATTGGCAGGCGGGCGTTCAGGTCGGCAGGGGCAAGGTACAAGTAGCCCGCGAGCCCGCCTGGTAGATACCTCTAGTAGtcaagtacctaggtagctagCCCTGCAACGGGACGCAGCAAGCAGGGACCTGGGAGGGGTGTCTGTTCTGCGGTTCCTGAAGAATTTGGGTAGGTGAAGGACGGTGCGTCACACGTCCTGGATGGGGACGGAAGACCTCGAGTTTGACCAGTACAAAATAAAACAAAATAGAATAATCAACAGCGGCGATGATTCGGCCTACACAAGATTCACAAAATGGAAGTTGAGAGACAACCAAGGTTGAACAAAAAGTCAGAAACAGTGTGACAGAACGTGGGCCGGGCCTCAGTCTCCCTGGGACCTGGCCCGCTGTGAGTGGCAGCCAGGCACTTGGACGTGGAGTTGGCTGGCAGAgggaaggcggcggcggcggcggcggcggcggcggtgatgaTGCCTGTAGTGAGTGGCGGCAAGCAAACGGCAACCTTTCCCTTGACTGTGTCAGGATGAGTTTCTCTCTGCCTTCCGGTCAACGTAGGAAGGAGTCGAAGATGTGCGCTTGGTTAAATTCACTTTGGTTGAAGTAAAGCTTTCTCTTGTTGCTCAAACTTGTCCTTTTTCCATCTTTACTTGGTTACTCGTTCCTGTACTGTAGCGGAGCGCATCCCACCAACAGAAGCTGTGAACCCCGCGGAGGGACAGTTGGAACCTATGTAGTTCTGTTGGCAGGCGAAACAGCACAATACTAGTGGAGCCAAAACGCTCGGACCATATCCCATATGTGATCCAAGCAGCGATCGAGTGTTTGACGCTCTTGATGTTGACTCGCAATTCTCGTAGTCTCTATCACATTGACCTCCGACGACAAGCTTCAGCGGACCCGCCCCACAATTATGTGggtctcctctcctcgaacttttgTAAGAGGAGGTCTGTTACAGTTTTGCGCCAAAACGCCGTCGGCTGTAGAAACTCCTATATAAACTCcaaattttctttttatattttcccttataataaaataaggaaaaatagtaaaaataagaataaggtaTCCGGAGGATGGTTTTTTTAAgctctttttaaaaataattttttttttaagctCGGACCAccctttatagtaatacaaCCTTAAAGGTAAACCTTCGTCGGCTGCAGTTGCTTTTAAAGTTTTGGACACTCCTTAttttttaccctattaataatcgtataactataaaaaatatatgtTGAGAATGGCCTCGATGAGCCGGTTCTAATGGTATTATTTTTGTAAAGCACGGACCACCCCTTGAGGTAATGCAACTTCGAGGgggtagtattttatttttctacttttaaatttcttttatttctaattttaatattaatgtgtttaataagatattaatataaggaggatggccttgatgaggcggttctaatagtattatttctataaagcTCGGACCACCCGTTAAGGTAATGCAGCCTCGAGGGGGTAAAAGCTTTAAATTTCAAAGCCTTGCATCTCAATGAATATTAGTCGTATAAGAAAATTAAGACCACCATTAGATTGAGAATggaaatttctatataaatgTCATTTTTacctacttatattaattttgctagatttattatatatattaatacttagtTATTCTTCTGCAGCCGACGGCTAAAAAACCCAAAACCCGCTCAGACCTGCTACCGCAAAAagggtggggtggggtggttttggaggtgtgTGGGTCATTGAGAACTGAGACTACAATTCTCGGAGGTATTTGAAAGAGAAACTCTATCCGCACGTAGATGAAACTCTATCCGCACGTAGATCCACCTTTTTTCCCACacccaaccctaaccctacaCAACCCTGACCTATTAGATgtattcttttataaatttcgcCTAGAAAGCTAGGCATTACACTCTTACAGGCTATACCAAGCCCAAACTCCAAACTGCAgccaatatatatactaaactaGTTTTATAAGGCACTTTACAACGCACTTTATAGGGCATTTAACGGTACGGTCGTACGTCgcacttaattaaattatttaattaaacaattaattaattatacttaatctatattaatctatatatctataatctatttaatttctactatataattgaGTAAttgttaggaacgtaggcgaaaggtaggctaaggtaactacggtcgtagctatacgtaggggatagCAAGTTAGGAGTTaatctaaaaatatattaataactactaactataataaattatactttattaaacctcttttatacctatacaaactctatttatccgctaacgagCATTATAGAACCTCGTACTAATCTAACGCCTCAGCGTAgtaccggattatccttcccgtaAGTCCGACCcgatataagtattattattaataatcctatatatcgattaataaaggggaatAGCAACTACtaaagtacttctatatacgaattcttagcctcctaatacaacccccccccttataaattccaTCCTCagaacctttataatttataataaatcctaattaaatagcggagggtattagtattatattattataatattattaagctaTATTACCGGCGAAAGTACAATATCCTCGCCCTTTAATTCCGGCGAGCCGTTACTCGTAATAACCACTAACGCTATATCCCGGATATTATAACCGCTTCGCCGCCGGtaagccgcccgctagaatattagtattataatatcccttctcctaAATTCCAAATACAGATACGAAGCCACCCGCCCGAACATCGgcattataatatttattcttacgAGCTCTAAATACAATAACGAAGCtacttattagaatattaatattgtaatatttattcttacaaactctaaatatagcgagccgcccgctagaatattagtattataatatctattcttataaattccgaatataaatacaaagcCGCCTACCaaaatattagtatcgtaatatttatttttataaactctaaatacaataagccgcccgctagaatattagtattataatatctattctccTAAACTTTAATACGAATATaaaaccggtattaaatcCAACTATCTAACGTACcgcctactaaaatattagtattataatatctattcttataaactctagtataaatataaaactaatattaaatttaaaatattagtgtTCCGCCCGCTaaaatatcggtattataatatctattcttataaactctaatgtaaatataaaactagtattaaatttaaaaaattaattaagttccCAACcgttattaaaactattattccGTAGGCGTACGAGGTAGTAAGTATCGTTTTACCTAACGaggagtactatattaaatttaagagtattaataaatactttaaaatattaatataattacgccTTATAGTTCCTTTTACCggatattctctattatccgCATTCgcaatacaatttaatactctcgcaaaataccctttattatttacgcctactatataatacctacgtAATCGAATCCAAAGCTTTTCTCGTAAGTTATTCTccgtttaattatttatacctattacgacctattataatacctaaatacAATCCCcttccttataaattctatccTTAGgaccttcgtttccttccttcgcctcctataattctatatactacttcttttataaacctccttcacttatattattccttcctaatCGCCTCTCTATTACCCTcgctttattttttatattactctctttattctaataatataatttttaactACTACCCTTACTCTCTctactataatccgaattatataccttcctattttccgcctttctctcctacctttttacaactactactattacctaTTCGttctatccttccccttctaattatcgCCTTCgtcttatccttctatttaccccctcctactacctatataattacttaacgttctttttaccttatattattttatattcacCCGCCTAAAATTATACCCGCTTACctcaatttatattcgtataaggacctcctccctcatctatataataccccttctacNNNNNNNNNNNNNNNNNNNNNNNNNNNNNNNNNNNNNNNNNNNNNNNNNNNNNNNNNNNNNNNNNNNNNNNNNNNNNNNNNNNNNNNNNNNNNNNNNNNNTACCTTCTTCacctctccttttcttcttcctcctatctttacctttactactatattcgCCCCCCCTTCGCTTATACCGGCCCCccccttaaatatatactttactattatatatttatatattaatccccgcctcttaaatatatttaattaatatatttatttcccctctctattttcctttttctaccccatcctcatcctcccctcgccctatatttattactaacccttACCCGGCTATTTTCtttcctatattttaataatatctatccttttatttatttaaaatataatattattctaaccTAAATATTTACAAACGCTCCAACCCTAAACCTATACGAAATTTTTGAATTAATTGGCTAAAATACCTGCCAAACCAAAGGtacgtttcttttttttttttttttttttttttttttttttttttttttttttttttttttttaccccactaacgtcttttccttccaaaatTCAATAAAAAATCGCAATATTCGCTAACAATACGCCGCTACatatttaaaatcctttatagtatttataatttataaaacgttatataaaatatagtagttaaaattatacgctttactaatactaatagccccctacctaccccccttttatagtaattatattattctataataatattttaaactataatataagtacgcctaattaataataatctctttataatattacttaggATATTTCGTACtcctaactttaattataaaagttacttaaaattaagctactatagtattagtaatattaatactaatatcgaTCCAATAACCCCCCTTAACTCTCTTATAAATAtctctatactaaatactcctatttatatccccccctcccttaattataattatagtccctaatattaattaattaataggaaattagtattattaaataaaaaattaaataaattattaaaatttataaggaaggactataaataaataatataaagtagtatttataaatattattaataagcgtaGTAGCGTACAAAAATATTCctcctaaaattataagttttaatcctatattaataatagcggacgCTACCgaggatttttttatttagggcgataatagaaaatgtgggctatattttatttaataccttattaatatcctatattaaattaaatttccttcccttcctatctCTCATCCTATTTAGcatctttactttatatttccaccttatatttctattttacatctCTAATTTACCTCTCTACTctatatctctactttatatcccTACTTTACAGCTCACATCTATATCTTATATCTACatcttacatttatattttatatttatattttatattttatatttatattttatatctttattttacatcttatatcttacatttatatcttacatctttactttatattttatatcttatatttatatcttacatctctactttacattTTGCGTCTTACATTTACATTTCGCGTTTTTACTCTACATCTTCAaacaattactattctccttcctttatttaattaatttttattaacttaataGTCGGCCCGCTATTAATACGCcactattatatttccttagccttatattccttaagaaggtttaggcaatttatatcctcttacaaaacctacgaattcttattatccggataccccttctatttaacctaaaattaatattaataaccggatctataatactttataatcgccttaacttcgtactaaatattatcctctttaatatctataatttcCCTTCGTAATATTACTACAACGGGattcctatagtataattttaatagagtaatagggAATACTAAGTAAATTCGGTAAcgtataaggaatataaattaatatactatcttcttttctctaataaccttaataatttagaaaggtCCTAAAAActtatctattaatttaatgcTTAGGTAatgttatttaatatacttcgtattaaataaaacttaatttctaatatcaaattcttttaatttccgaactttattatactatttcatatacccctaattaataacctttaaaactactataacTTCTACCCgcttataaagtaattcgttgatttaattaataattattattagtaggactatcctccgccctcgctcTAAGTCTACTAGTCCCcaaaaataataccctaaaaGTAGCTCTAAGGAggactttctaataataatatagaaataattattatatatttattatactagcgTAATTTTTTCGGCCCAATTAActtactctatattatagaagattcGAAAGTacaattctaaattctaattttacttttctatttatccgtccgtttaagggtattaggCTATACTAAaacgtttataaatatctaaGAATTCGTAGTAAgtcttctaaaattaatttgtaaaaaagctacctctatctaATATAATCGAATCCGGGAagttaaattactaaaaaacATTTCGctagaaaaagaatataaattatcgaatattaattatcttttatataggaatatataaagcgtatttagtaaaatagttaataataataaaaattatattgcAGGTCCGATTagatatagggttaaatgattttagtattctaataataaaattatataaaatattttattaaaggataatagggataGGTAACGACCTTAATAGCCTATATAGCCGGTAGTTACACAATTtagctttttaatatactaaatatttacgGACGTATAATTCAATGTCGgttgtaatagtaaattaataatagaattaattaatacatTTCAATATTTTCCTCTAACCTAAATAtctagctattattatattatagtaagNNNNNNNNNNNNNNNNNNNNNNNNNNNNNNNNNNNNNNNNNNNNNNNNNNNNNNNNNNNNNNNNNNNNNNNNNNNNNNNNNNNNNNNNNNNNNNNNNNNNTCCCCCTACAAATTCTACCTTTCTTCTTACAATTTAGCCCTTTTATCCTTTAATACCCAACCCTCTTTTATTTcgcctatattttattattattccttctcttttattactatcttttaaacctcttttctaattaaaattatttatcttactaatatttttaatacctaactttcctttattacccaatttttttctttattccttttaataacctttattaataggtagtcGCCCCCTACCTCCGGTTCTCCCCCTTACAAttacaatttctttaataatctatccgccggatttaattttcctaaacaatatttaatcctaaaattatataccgctaattctaatatttaccAATTCTACTTTAC is a genomic window containing:
- a CDS encoding ubiquitin C-terminal hydrolase codes for the protein MMNSTGHLPAGQPMQGNADMGIPRMNGGPGGQGHLGQGHGPRRGRPHHNHYNPGAHHHHHHGQYHQPHVAHQPMYAANYMPQPYGVPPGYYAPPAYQNAATMNPYGMPQYAPPAATYARSPPAMQHYMPMVAQNPYARPAPPQSPIVSTPYQAPPMPPPALVPVPAPHTPSSTHSHVVPTPMTPPAQQMPPIVPPKAQIQSQPQVQVQPEPEPEIQQQVVVEEPVAEEAKQPAQAEAVYSHFASPQKSDKPPFSLPWFSHPDTPFPARTKLRRRRQAPSAASESVSLPTAPGQHYEAAPVESAPTENVQEDAAVSTPKGTPKLEILPPRSETPSTQELPSVDTPSTSPTGSIPSQQLQVSESVTASPAQPAKQATRVPVPAVPAVPVVPVLPKPAPKDKPATSEEKPSTETKSAGSTPAAEETSEATAKDSTSSTPESSAPAAQTAPAPAPVKPKSWANLFTKPAAPVNAAAVATAAASASQTTVNDNAVADASGAAAGVATGFAQSKATSMAEAVQSYRVGTAEKIAFLEPRGLVNTGNMCYMNSILQVLVNCIPFYDFLDQVSKKAVHSFNSETPLLDAMIMFMREFKVIDSAVSIDQLKRRLKSEELEQYGEAFTPEFVYDAIRKLPRFASMRRGHQQDAEEFLGFLLEGLHDECTHVMSTLPVSTTSTAPNSSLPSPTASNTGDDWLEVGPRQKAAITRTSGYSSSISPITRIFGGQLRSELRIPGLKSSVTLEPYQPLQLDIGAPEVRNIVDALRGLTRPETIHGDFNSPHGKDAKATKQVFIESLPPVLILHLKRFQFDAEGHGTIKIWKKVGYPLELEIPREVVSRQKRNTTHAENADLLKYRLITVVYHHGKNASGGHYTVDVRRQDGREWVRIDDTVIRRVRPEDVAEAGAEEKPSKGAVGDRRENGSSAAASNRFGAMNDDDTGDDEGWKQATASGKKWSSVVNGAGLAAPSGSGSLKAAAKQHNDSFKDNKVAYLLFYQRI